The genomic segment GAATATTCCGATCTCGACTACCTGCAGGATTTCGAGCGCGGCGCCGGCCAGCAGCGGCGGCCGTACGTCTATTCCAACGCCTACCTGTCCCGGAACTTCGGCCCGCATTCGCTCAACATTCTGGTCGACCAACGCGAGCGCGTCTTGAAACATCCCTCCGAGGACATTCGCCGCCAGATTCCGGAAGTCGAATATCGCCTGCGCAAGCTGAGACTCGGGAAGTCGCAGATCTACCTCGATCTGCAGAGCTCCCTGCACTACTTCTCGCTGGATCTGCAGACCACGCCCAGTGGCGTGAGCGAGCCGGAGCGATTCACCGAGCAATACGGCCGCATCGACGTCTCGCCGACCCTGTCGATTCCCCTGAGCAGCCTGACCTGGCTCAGCGCCGAGGTCGAGCTCGGCGGCCGAGCGACCTACTACACCGACTCCCTGACGCCGCTCGAAGTGGTGGAGGAGACGGGAGAGGCCCGCTGGTTCGCTGGCGAGGATCTGGACCGGGCCTTTCCGCGGGCCGGGCTGGACGTCATCGGGCCGAGCATCCTGCGCATTTTCGACCAGAAGATCGGCCGCTTCGCCAAGTTCAAGCACATCGTCGAGCCGCGCATCCAGTACTCCTTCGTCGGAGATTTCGATCGGCAGGACGACATCTTTCGTTTCGACGAGATCGACAACCTGAGCCCAACCAACGGCTTCCTATTCCAGCTGGTCAACCGCCTGGTCGCCAAGCCGGCCGACGCGGAGCAGGGCGGAGCGATCGAGATCGCGTCCTTGACCTTCAGCCAGGGCTACAGCAACGACGAGGATCGGCCCGGCCAAAGGTCGCGGTTCACCGTCTCGAACCCCCTCAGCCAGGAACCGCAACCGCTCGCCGAGACCGCCGAAGGACCGTTCGGGGTGGCGCTGCGCATCAATCCGAGCCGGGCGACCAGCTTCAGGCTCGACGCCGGCTTCAACACCCTGTTCGGCGGCTACCGGCTCCAGTCGTTCAGGCTGAGCGGCTCGACCAAGGTCGGGCGGCACATCTTTGGGCTGTCGTGGTTCAGCAACTGGAGTGTCGACTTCGACCCGGCGGAGCTGGAAAGCGATCCGATTCCGGTGCTGAGCACC from the bacterium genome contains:
- a CDS encoding LPS-assembly protein LptD — encoded protein: EYSDLDYLQDFERGAGQQRRPYVYSNAYLSRNFGPHSLNILVDQRERVLKHPSEDIRRQIPEVEYRLRKLRLGKSQIYLDLQSSLHYFSLDLQTTPSGVSEPERFTEQYGRIDVSPTLSIPLSSLTWLSAEVELGGRATYYTDSLTPLEVVEETGEARWFAGEDLDRAFPRAGLDVIGPSILRIFDQKIGRFAKFKHIVEPRIQYSFVGDFDRQDDIFRFDEIDNLSPTNGFLFQLVNRLVAKPADAEQGGAIEIASLTFSQGYSNDEDRPGQRSRFTVSNPLSQEPQPLAETAEGPFGVALRINPSRATSFRLDAGFNTLFGGYRLQSFRLSGSTKVGRHIFGLSWFSNWSVDFDPAELESDPIPVLSTQTSEQAQFSGKLNLWPERLSLEAQLSFDVLGPADPVTNERNNAWDLQQQRYFLSWKSQCYSWQLEYRESNYRDIEDRDVRFSLTLKNVGTFLDLNDSF